In the Sorghum bicolor cultivar BTx623 chromosome 4, Sorghum_bicolor_NCBIv3, whole genome shotgun sequence genome, tatataaaacaaaaaaaatgtgcTGATCCACATTTTTAGAAAGCCTAATGTGACAGATACCTGTCCCATTGATATATCCATATTTTTAGAAAGCCTAATGTGACAGATATCTGTCACATAGGCGGACCCAAGGCCCGGCGACCCTGGGCGCCTGCCCGGGCTGGCACGCTGCGCTCAGGTATATATGCTTATTATGCTGAGCTTATACGAGTATTAGACAGGCAATAAATTGCGTAGGTTTGTATGGAAAAACAAAAAGATGCAGCAAATCATCCGGTATAGGAGGCAGCCTGACTCATAAATTGGCAGCCATAAACTCTTTTCCCAAGCTTAATAGGATTGTGCTGGTCTTGGTAAGACTAGGCTTACTAGGACTGTGTGTTGTAACTTTCTCTTCCTCTGAAGGAAAAACATGCTTACTGTGGTCGCAAAAAAAAATGTAGACATCACATCATATATATCAGGACACTAAGCAAGTAAATATATGTAGCAAGTTATAAACATAAACACGAAAACAAAAGAGGTAGTACAGTTTTGCACCTGCTATTTTTCCAAGGACGAAATTTGATCCCTTCCGAGACTAAACTTCCACAAACTGCTGCCAGTTGAGATGGCTTTAGATCCAAGAGAACCTTGTTCCTTAGAACCATAGCAAGCCAGAGCTCGTTTTCCCCTCGTATAGCCGCTGCCGTCTCACCCAAAGGATAGATTACCTGAGTATTGATATCTAATGCTCTAGCCTCTTGTATGACTTTGCTAAtctggtaaatatttcatacaGAAAACCACAAATTAATACCTGATGAAAGGTCCATTGATGGCAAACATACAGATAGACAAGCAATATGCAAACTAACACCATATGTGACCTATGTATGTAGAGACATGGTAGGAACCATCAGATCTTAAgaattatcaagtgccacttatGATGAGTGAGTATAAGAGAGCAAGGCACCATTGTGCCCAAATGCCCAAATTGGGAATGATTGGTGGAAGAGGGGAGTAGGGCGAGGCGTGGGGGACATCGCCTTCAATGGATGCAGCAGCTCATACTGCAATGCCTAAAATGTAGTTCAGCTATAAGATCAGAAAAGAACATAAGGAAATTGATGCATGAAGAGATAATTGGAAAAAATATATGAATATAGAAAAAGATGCATGGTAACCTGGAGAAATTCTTTCCAACCGGTCGGTTCAATTTGTCTTATCCGTCGAGTCAAGCGACGGGATCTAGCTTCCAAACGCTCAATCTTCTCTTTTGTAAAATTTCTTATGTCGATGATCTTTTGGAATTCTTTGAAACCCTTAGTACTCCTTATTGTTTTCTTCAAATGTGAAACCTTCCTCCTCTGTTGCTTGTAGCATTCTACAGCATCTCGATGTTCCTGGGAGAATCGTTCTACCTGTGATCAAAATAAGTTTAAAATTTTAACAAAGGATAGTTAAACCTAAAATAACTGTAAGTTGGAAAAGGACTTCCTAACTTCagacattgattatttgaataaTATTAACCAACATATACAGAGGGACAGGGGTTGaccccccccacccccaccccaaaAAAAGTGCCATTATTCTGTATGATGACAGAATGGCATGCAGAAGCTGGAAATCATTTCGTAGGAAAATAATTTAACTATGCCTATAAAACATGGCTTATCTGAGATTATGCATAGGCATTGGTGATTATTTTTCATATTAGCATCAATCTAGGACTGCCAGTGGTAAGGTGCACTAGTCCTATCTTAGGACGCAACCATTACAAGATACAAGATAATAACATTCATACTGGAACATCAATTCTAGTGTATGTTAAGTCTAGCTGTCTACTACGTCAAAGACCAGCCAAGGAGCAAGTCTAACCTCATCGTCTTCTGAAAGGCTATTAAGCACAGGAACATTGAGACTCCACGACCATGTGTCTAAAGAACCATCCATGCTTAACAAAGAGCCATATTCTGATTTTGCAACTTTATCCCACATCAACTCTTCACGCAGGAGGAGCTGCTTCAGGGTTTCTCTAGGTAGCGCGCCCCCTTCAATAGAAGCGACAGCAGGTAGACCTGTCTTGTAAACAGTTTTTATCCATTTTTCTGTGAACAAATACCACGAATTATCTGAACTTAAAGCTACATAGTAAGATGGGCAATAGAGTTGTTCCCCACTATCAAGTTTCTGCTTGCCGGAAACAAGTGAATCATCTTCCACCTGCAGTATGTATATAAGGAGTAAGCATGCTTAGGTTTTCCTTCTGCaatgtttatttttttaaaaaaaaatagagtatCTCACCATGTTCGTGATCTTTTGATCAGCAAATGAGTTGAGGTTTCCAATAAATACAGCAGGGATCGTGTGCTGAATTGAATCCTTATCTTTGTATTGCAGGCACATGAAAGGAAGATGGCCATTTTCAAACTCTTCTAACCGATTTTTCCATGCAGCCATTCTCTCCAGTTCCATCTTTTTTTTCAGCTCATTTCTGATCTGCTTCTCTTCCTGAGGGACAGGGGTGTAGAACATTAGATGGATCAGTATATTATTAACTTTAATAGATCAAAACAACTAAAAAATGAATATTACCTTTAGTCTCTTCTGTAGAAGGGAAATCTCAGCATAGTCTTCCTCTGATAATTCTTCCCTGCATTTTCGGTCAGTAGATTCATCAGTAATTTCTGAAGAGAGATATTGTATTTCTTGCTGTATTCTTTCAATCTCTTCTTTGGCAGCAACCATTACATTGCTCCCAACATAATTCCCAAAGCTTTGCTCCACGAGCTTTCGAGCTTCTTCTAAGGTTCTTCCAGAGCGCTTCACCTTATTAACATCATCCGATTCTTTCTGATTATGTGTAACTTTTGAACCCTGGACAGCATATTCCAACCCATTAGATAAAGATCTGGAGAAAGCAGGAACTACTGAAtagataataataaaaagaaataaaaatacATACGGCAAGAAGATTCAAAACCATCCCATATGATGCAGTGAATTGTGAGACAAGTGGCTCAAGTCCAGCAAAGATGATGTCACAGCACTCTTCAGGCCCTTCATATGGAGTCTGAACAAGAACAGTATGCCCAACTGTATCAATCCCTCTCCTTCCAGCACGACCTGCCATTTGAAATAGTTCATTTGGGGTTAATAGCTGGCGCCCAGCATCTATTCTTTTACTGAGAGAAGAAATCACAGCCGTCCTAGCAGGCATATTAATCCCAGCTGCAAGGGTTTCCGTCGCAAAAACTACTTTAACAAGGCCACGCTGAAATAATTCTTCAATGAATGATTTCCACAGTGGCAAGCAACCAGCATGATGGGCCGCAACTCCTCGCAAGAGTCCTTTCACAGCGCTTTCTCGAACAGCATCAGGATATTGCATCTTGAACCTCCTAAGTTCCAGTTCAACTTCACTAGCCTCACAGTCATGTAACAGTCTGCAATCCTCAAGGTACTCAACAGCTGCATCACACCCTCTTCTACTAAAAATAAACCAAATAGCTGGAAGCATGTCATTTTCCCATAGTTGTGATAAAGTGTCACGTATTAGTGGAACCTGCATTCAAAGGTACCAAGAAAATGGCATCAATTTGTCATTCCACATAATTGGACCACATGTCTTCTGGTCTAGgaagaaaaataacaaatggCAATTCAAATCTGTTATGTGAGAAAGCAAGTAATCAAAGCTTAAAAGGGATTTTAGTCCATACTTGGGAACGGCGCATATTGCTGAGTTCATGCTTTGATAACTGAACCTGTTTTGATATGTCAAAAGAGCTGCTATTACCTTGCTCAATTTTATTTGTTCTAAATCTCCTCTTTCCTTTGACATAATAGAACTCACTCTTTGGAGATGCTAAGTTTTGAAAGTTAGACATCCGCAGTTTcctgtatgaatagaagaagaAAAGGAAAGTTGTAATGTGGCCCCTATTTTCAAATATGAATTCCAGTGTGAAAGGAAAAGCCATGTGTCATGACTCATGAGATCCATATGcacttgtttttattttttgtccTTAATATCAAGAACGAATTTTGAGTTTAAAGTTCTGATGTCTCCATGAAAAAAATTGGACCACTCTAAAAACCACATCCCTTATCTTATTGGACTTGCATGTCTGGTACCTATTCATTTTTTTCCCCTTTCCATCAAGAAGTGGTTGTAATGAGTATTTCTTCGAGAAGTGCCAAGTAAGCGGAACTGGACGTTTGTTCGATGTTACAAGCTCTGTTTTACCATGAATCTACAAGGAAAGATACATAAGAATGATTCCATACTTCAGACAATAGAACAATGTCTTGCAATACTGCCCAAATAAAGGTAAATCATTATgtttaaaacaaaagatttgCGCAAGCATGCGTTTGTGCAGTCTCACTGTAATTTATAGTAAGAGAAAATCCTAGGCCAATGGTAGGAAAATTTGCACCTGAATTTATAGTAGGAAGGATGTATGAGCTTACATAGGAAGACAAGCTCACATTCTTGCATAAACATAACCGAGGGTAAAGAAAACCAGCTCACAAATAATTAAACATGAATCTGCCATTACCTGACTTATCCAGCCAGCTAATTCATCAGGATTTGCAACAGTAGCTGACAGACATATAAGCTGGACTTCCTTTGGACAATATATGACCTAAGACATGATAAAAGTGGCTAAGTCacatgaccaacatgaacacaAGTGATCAATATGAGAGTAATCCAATAGCATACAGTTTCTTCCCAAACAGTGCCACGTGAGATATCACTCAAATAATGGACTTCGTCCAAAACAATGACATCAACTTGAAATAATCTACCTTCAGAAGCTGTCATGCCAACACTGCAGTACAAACAGAGATGTCAAGActcatctcagaaacaggacaGGGAACATCAGTTACTACTTACGACCTAGAACTACCTACCAGCAAAAGATTGACCTCCCAAAGAAACTACCTTGTAGCTAAGAAACAGGACTATCAAGAAAATAAATCACATGTATTTTAAAATCAGCGGTGTACAATTTGGGAAAGGCTGGCAATAATTTTATTTAAGTTAAGTATACATCTACTGTGAATGGTTCTCGCCATAAAAGCTTCTGCAATATTTGTATAATTAAAAATGGCAAACTGTTAAACTGGTATGCAGAGTGAGTATCTGCAACAATCCATATTGATCATTGTATATCACTCTAAAATACCTTTGGTACAGCATGTTACGTAAAATCTCTGTTGTCATAATTAAGATCTGAGCATCTTTGTTGATAGCAGAATCTCCTGTAAGAAGGCCAACATTATGATCACCAAAAGTATCCCTGAAATAATTGTACAACCAATTGTGTCAAAAATGAATTTACTAGATAAACTGATTTATTTTTTATGGATTTAGTAGTAAACCTGCAAAAAGTAGGAGAATCAGAAAATAACATTTTACCGGAAATCACGGAACTTCTGGTTTGACAAGGCCTTTAATGGTGTTGTGTAGAAGAGACGCCTTCCTCTAGCTACTGTTGCGACTGCTGCAGCTTCTGCTATTAATGTCTTCCCACTACTTGTAGGTGCAGAAACTACAACAGATGAACCTCTTAAAAATGCTTGTATAGCCAAGCGCTACAAGAAGATGGGAAACAGGGTAAGAAAAGGGGAGTACAATAGCTTGTGGACCTTTTGTAGTGCTCCTAATGCTTAAACTTTGGAACATATAACTCCTGAATGATCATCAGATTTACATGCAGCTTAAAAAACATATCCGCCATCCAGACAATTTATTGCTGAAAGAGGGATTGTGTGTGTTATCTTTCCAATCACAGTGCCCAATAACTAAGTTATAATTTAGAAATTTAGTTCAAATTAACATGAGAACCGTTAAACCAATTCAAGTTTTTAAATCAGTAAACTACTACAGTTTTATGAAGGCGTGCCAGATTCTTTTTGTTGCCTGCTTAGTTAGTAAGTACTATACAAAACATCCAAAGAATAGCTTGTCCCAAACAATGCCACCAGAAATCAGTCAAAATAGTGAAAGTTTTTTTTCCCGGGGAAAGGTGATGGGAACTGTAATATTTAACAAAACAAGCCCATCCAACAAACAATGGCTCGaaaagatatagagccccccaaATATAGGAGTTTCTTTCTTTGGAACTCAAATTTGAGTGCTTAAATTAGAAAAGTGTGCTGCAGATAAGAACTACCTGTACCTTGTCGTTACAAAATACAAATTACACGTGTGAGAAATCTTCCACAAAACTGCATTTAACTTTACTGACCCAGCATTGGAGTTGCACGGTTCAACAAATAGAAGCTGGGCAAAATTAAACGATACCTGAAACTTGTCGATGGGGAAGTCGTAGATCCCGGCGAGCTCGTTGTAGTCGATGATGTCCTCCCCGAACTCCCGCACCTCAGCGACCAGCTTCACCACCCGCCGCGACTTATACTCCTCCGACTCCCGCCTCCGCGCTGCGGTATCCTCCCGCTCGTCCTCGTCCTGCTCCGCCTCTTCCTCGTACTCACCAACGCTCTCCTCGTCCACCGCCTCCTCATCTCCCTCATCCCCGTCCTCGAAATCGTCGTAGTCTTCATCGTCTACGTCGCGGATGCCtatctcgtcgtcgtcgtcatccacGTCAACCTCCtcatcctcgtcgtcatcggaaACCGAAGCGGCGGCGCGGGACGGCGAGCGCGCGGAGGCGAGGTGGAGCCTACAGACTGCGCGGgaggggaggaggagaggaAGAGGTAGCGTCTGGGTTGGCGATAGCGCGTGGCGGGAGACGGTCGGGAGTGGGAGGAGGAGCAGGCGGGGGGCGATGCAGTGCATGGCGGGAGGTGCGGTGCTTCGGCGTTCGGGGTGGAAGAGGCGGGGAGAGGCGGAGAGGAGACGAGATAAAGTTTCGGATTTTGTTAAGAAGACTTCCACGTTAACACGGCATCGCCTAAATACGTCAAATAAGTGAGTTTACCGTTTTGCATTATCCTTCCTAACGGCGCGCCATCTAGAGGAAAAAAATTTTACGGCACGTTTGGTCGAAGGTATTTGAAAAGAGGAAACATTAAAAAATGATTTATTGCGATGGTACAATATTTTTATCTGACATGAATAGTATTTTTCAGCTTGGCTTTTCAACCAAGCGGACAAAAAGAAAATGAAGGATTGGAGTTAAATAATATTTGGTTGAGGTAATTAAAAGGAGGGAATGGAAGATTAGAgtgaaataaaaaattaaaaaccaTGTGTTTGTTTTGTAGGAGTGGGAGTTTTGGTGAAAAGAACTAGAGTTTAGAGAGTACCACTAATAGAAGAGAGGTAGGAGTTGTCTCTTTAACAAAAGATAAGtgcatcatcactatcatcatgttATATGatttcacattcaaaaatctacCTACCAAAGCGGTGATATAAACTTCCTACTCCCCTTTTTCTTTGTCTCCACGAAATTTTCATCTTAATTCCCTCTATCAACTTCCATCATTAATTTTCATGTTGCCTTCCATGTAATTGCCAAACACAAAGTCACGTTAAGACTGCTATATTCACTTATTATCGAGGGTATGTTTTCTTGATGTCCTAACAACACAATTATTAGAATTGGTCGAGCTAATGGTTTGACTAAAAAAACTAGAGCCAGAGTGTTTGCCGGTTCGAGCTAGACGCGACTAAACTGGTTCAAGAAACCACTCCAAGCCGGTACAAATACCATTGTCAACATGAGGTGGGAATAAGTAAAACCTCTATGCGTAAAGAGAAAAAATATGATAAAATAGGAGCAAAACAAGTTGTGGGAGGGTTCTAATACGCATTTCTCATCATTGTCATGTAATTGTTTTTGTTAGGAATGAAATAGTAATATTATTAAACAATTTTAAATTAGAAGTTTAACTAATTAGACCAATCAAACTTTAATTTGAAGGCTTGGTCGATCCAATATCATGTCCAATCCTATAACTATACCTACCAGCCAAGATGTTCATTATCAGATATTATTATTTTCGGTCAATTTGCTTGATGTCCTGTTAGACAACTTGCCCATAATACGCACCCTATGCCACAAAAAGAATATCATTATGTTTGATTTCTTGAGAGGGGAGAACGATAGATAAAAAGAGATAGAGAGCGTATGTGATATCACTTAATCTTGAGTTGATACTCATAAAGTGTTTTTGTTCCTGAGATGATCCATCACTTTTCTCACTCCTCATGTTTTAGGTTTATACAATAAAATAAGAATTCCTTCGTTATCTTATTATTGCAAAGTAATAAGtattatatatatgtaaaaaGAATAAAATCATACCGTCAAATTTGACTAGTGGAGATGCACCACCTTATTTAAGATGTGATTGTTCCTCGAATCAAATATGTTACTACTAAATAACATGAACAATTAGTTGTTTTTAAGGTTGTCTCGTAGTAACACAAGATTTCCTAATCCTTTTGCatagaaaaaaaatgttttgaGTTACAACTTACAAATCAACACAATAAATCTTACGATGGTGCAAAGGTTATCCTACAACATTAAATTTTACTCCAttcgtttcaaattataagtctatTTAACTTTGTTCTAAATAAAGATATTTAGTTTTGAATAATTTTTTAACGAATATATTAgcatttataatatcaaataaatGCACTATTAAAATCAAAATATATTCATAGTGTATCTAATGAATCTTGTTTGATGTCATAGATGTTTatgtattttttctataaacctAGTTAAACAAAGTATAATTTGATGCAAAACTAAAATGAGTTACAATCTGGAACTGATGGGGTACCTTATTAGAGCTAAGGATGACAACGGGTCAGGTTTGGATCTAGTGGAGTCTCCGTGCACCCAAAACCGAAACCCGAAGTCGAAATCCGAATCCAAAACCGAAACCGATTCGGGTGGAAATTCAGTACCAAAACCAAACCCGAACGGATACCCGGAACCCGAATAGTTATCCGAAACCCGCGGATATATAGACACATATTCACATGTATAAACAAGATGCAAcatataataaatattttcatgagttaactttgaataaatttaataatctaagtaaataaattaatattattatcatattataaaatataaattttaattCCAAATGATTTATTTCGGATATCCATTGGGTGGAAAACCAAACCCGAAACCAAACCCGAAAACCGTGGACGAAAATCtaccaccaaaaccaaaaccgctGGACCCGAAACCCGTTGATATCCGAACCAAAACCGACCCGCTACCATCCTTAATTAGAGCACCCTCAACAATATGAGATATTTATTAGCTTTAAGACAACTTTTTCTGATGGTGTTAACTTTTAGCACATAGCTCATAATATAAATAGTCCCCATAACAACCTCATATAATTTTGGAATGTATGCACGAGACTAGTTGTGGAATAATGGTCCAAGTTATACTGATTATTGTCATTGTCTTTTAAGACATTTGACTATTGTGCATAAAAATCAAATAATTCTTGGAGATTCCTAGAATTATATGATTCCCATGCAAAGTAGCCAAATGATTTAAGTATGATGTCAAGTGCATGTATGTCTGCATAGTTTGGACGACTCTGCCACACTAGATTTTGATCGAGAGATAATTTTCTCTATCTTTTATCAAAATATGAAATAATATTCTTAAAAGCATCACCATTAGAGGTGTCCTTAGATGGTTGTTTTTAGCAACAACATATTTGTCCCAACTCTGACTCTCCTTTCAAGATCATAAAAAGTTTTATATGACCATACACGAGACAACACCTATCAAACACAATGGAGTTAGCAttgattttctttttctccttcTCGAGAGAAACCATCTCTATTTTTAATCTCTTATATAGGGCTTTCCCTAAGCTTAATAAAATGTACCTAGGGAGACACGTACGTCTAATTCAGGTAAAGAGCGATAAACCAATCGGCTTGCAAAATCCATAGTTTTAACTTTTATGTGAGCTAATATATCTTGGATTGCAAATCGGTACAACAAAGGTGAACTAAGTATAGCTTAATTAGGTGGGTTCCTTATGGTAGAACCTGCCTATCCAAGTTCGTATTTTCTTAAATTTATTCTAGAATTTACTAGTGATATTCTTTCAGCGATAGACGAGTACCCATTGATAACGACACGCTTGTGATGACTTTATCAATCTCAAGATTTAGCATTTCAGATGTGCTATAACAAAATTTCACCACCTAGTCTAAGTGCTTGCATTCTTAggagtgaatttgtgtgcatTTATGAGTTTCTGTGCATTGTTCATACTAAATAGATAAACTAAATAGGCATGGTAGAAAATAGATAAACTATATAGATATCGTAAACTAGCTTTGGAGCAcacaaaaatgaaaaaaaaaaagtggaATGGTAGGGAACTAAATAGGCAATATCAAGCCTGAACACCAAGTTTTAGTAACAAGTTGTGGTTGACAACGTCTGCTCGGGAGCCAATAGACTGGATGGTCCTATGTTAACCAAAAGTTCCATATGTTAGCTTATTAACTCATTCATCTATGAGTATTTGTCATTGATAGAAAACTCGTTGATATATACCAGGGCTAATgtattgattcttgatggcccATTCATTTCGCGGGGATGCAAATTTCTTAAATGGGACACTTGAATTTCTCAACATAGAAATTTAGGAGTTGATGAGTGTATAATAGTTTCATTATAACaataaaatataaatagataaactaattcatACCTTCAAGCTCTACTATTGCTTTCTTGATCACTAGTTTGAACTTGCTTGTGGAATTGCGGTTGTACAATGCAAAGTCGTCAGAGATGGAGAATAAACGTTCCAACAATATGCCTATGGAATTGAACTTGCATTAGATTGGAAGAACACAACGATGCGAGAGGCAGAGGAGGGAGGTGAGGGTATGACAAATGGACATCTGTGGTTCTTCTCTAGTGTaatttaatgaactaaatagacaATTTATTatcatatatttttatttggttTATTTAGTTATACTAAGAAAGAATTGCAGGTACCCGTTTGGAACACCCTCCCCATCCTTAGGTGAGGGGACTCATATCTACGGGCGTGTGTTGCTAACATTAGACTAAGGCTCGGTCCAATTTCCATGCATGAGATCATATGGTTCTCTCTTCTTATCCCCCGTTTGCTAGCAACGCTGTGCgcggatgcatgcatgcaagcaaATCACAACCTCGCATGGAGGGCTCACTTATGCCAATTGTTAAAAGATTGGGAGATAGTATTGAGAGTTATTGGAGATGATTTTTTTAATCTTGCCAAAAATTATGGGTACTCTTGGACAGTAGCAATGTACGACGTAGATACATGCATCCATGGCAAGCAAATCATGGGTTCGAGGGCGATAGAAGTAGCGGGTACAACACACATTGAACAAATTCGTGTGTTGCCAACTCACATGTGATCAATAAATATATTGGCGAGTTTATATGCAGAATCCAACGAGTTTGTTCTGTGTTTTATTAAAACGACCACTGTCGAGAGCGTTTTCCTTCCTCACTCTTGACTCTATGGTGAGATGTCACTTGGCCCATTATCAGCCTAAAAGATATTGCTGAGATTGGTTGAAGCTACACTGCTGCTCTGCCTTGGTCTAGCCATGCTCGTCTGGGTTCAAGATGACTTGACTTGTATCCGGTAGTTCGAGAAAGGGGATTTAGAGATTCTTAAAAGAATGTTTTGGCTTCTATATATTTTGCTTGAACATAGAAGAAGATTGTTAATACGTGCTGAAAGGAGGGTATATTTTTTTCCAATTGTTTCAATTTCCCTACCATGGATAGCCAATATTTTAGAAAAGATAGAGAAAGTATATATAACTTAGTCACAATATTCGTCTAAATAAAAGttatgtactccctctgtcctaaaACATATGTTGTTTTTGCTTCGTGATAAATAACTTCAACTAAATatgtattaaaaaaatattaatattaatattaCATATTAGTATGATCGGAAAGATCTTTATATCTAGCTTTTTagtaattttatttagagatacagatattgcacgtattttttataaatcaagtcaaacttgtggcatgGAAAACGACAGATAACTTGGAACATAGGGAGTATCTAGAAAAGCTTAAGTAACTTAATATAATTTAAGACGAAGTGAGTTTCTGTTTTCTTAAGGCGCATACAATGGAGGCATACATAACCATTAGCCTCAGACTTAATCACTTAAAGCAGATTCCATGTTGACAAAAAAATAGAGCTCCCACTCTCTCTCTCAGGCCACAACATCAGCTTGTCTTATTGTCCTACTCCTCTTGAGAAAAAGGAGTGTGCATGTAGtatcttttcttctttctcaCTATAGTTACTATCCACTGATCACAACACATTCTCGAGCATTCTCTTCTATTGTTTATGTAGGGATTTTAGTTCTTCTACAATCTAATGCAATGTCTATGCTAGAGGAAATGACATGACACTTTGATGCTAAGGTGAAATATAGGGCAGTACGCCATCCTAACATGTTGGAGAAGTCCTTAGCACATCATCCTGGTACGTTGGGGAAGCCCTTAGCGGTTTAGGGCGTTGGCATCTAGAGTTGCTGTTTGATTAGTTCTTCAAAGTCACTTTTCTGCAGAGGATTTCAATCCATTTTGAAGGATGGTCGATGGACGTCCGCAAATGCAAAAGTATCCGATCGCCAATTTGTAGCCCAAATCCCAAAACACACGGCCTCCGGGCTATCCCGCCGCATTACCACACCATCCGCCTCTTGGAGCCCACTTCGTTTACAAGCTCATCGGCTGGGGAGCCAGATCTAAAATCCACAGCCGCAGGCAGCACCCGACGGCCGACGTGCCCGAACAAACGAAGCGCCCCACACCGGCACCGCACCGCACCGGTGAGTCGCTGGTCCCATCACTTGAAAAGCAGTCAGGCAACGACTACCCTTGTGCCCGACTGCCCGTCTCGCACGAGTCCCCCTCCAATTTCTCCGCAGTCCGCACCCGCAACTCCCCAATTCCCAGCTCACCACCCCCGAGATCTCCCCGACCGTTCTCTAGATCCCTGCGGCCATGTCGTCGGCGGCAGCCATGGAGGCAATCGACGAGCTCGTCCAGCTCTCCGAGTCCATGAGGCAGGCCGCCTCGCTCCTTGCGGACGATGACCCCTCCGACGAGACCGCCTCGCGCCGCCCCTCCACCTTTCTCAACGCCGTCGCGCTCGGCAACGTCGTAAGTGCCTGCCGCGCGAGCTCGAACCCGCAACGTCGTCGTAAGTGCCTTCCGATCTGACTCAATCCGTTCTGCCCCCTTTCCGTGCAGGGAGCTGGCAAGTCGGCTGTGCTGAACAGCCTCATCGGCCACCCTGTGCTGGTGAGTGCGTCACGCTTAGCTCCTTCTCTTCTGCTGTGAGCATTCGCTTACGTGATACTCCGGTGGTGGTTGCTGTGGTGTTGCAGCCCACGGGGGAGAACGGCGCGACGCGGGCGCCGATAGTGGTCGACCTGGCGAGGGATCCGGGGCTCAGCACCAAGTCCATCGTCCTACAGATCGACAGCAAGTCCCAGCAGGTGTCGGCAAGTGAGTGAGATCACCTCGCATAGTTAGATCTGGCAATGGGCGCGGTTGGTCGTTTTACTGAGTTTGGTGGCCGGTTTTTTGGTTTGCGGTGTGGCCTGCAGGTGCACTCCGTCATTCACTGCAGGATAGGCTTAGCAAAGGGGCATCCAGTGGATCTGGGAGAA is a window encoding:
- the LOC8075739 gene encoding DExH-box ATP-dependent RNA helicase DExH15 chloroplastic gives rise to the protein MHCIAPRLLLLPLPTVSRHALSPTQTLPLPLLLPSRAVCRLHLASARSPSRAAASVSDDDEDEEVDVDDDDDEIGIRDVDDEDYDDFEDGDEGDEEAVDEESVGEYEEEAEQDEDEREDTAARRRESEEYKSRRVVKLVAEVREFGEDIIDYNELAGIYDFPIDKFQRLAIQAFLRGSSVVVSAPTSSGKTLIAEAAAVATVARGRRLFYTTPLKALSNQKFRDFRDTFGDHNVGLLTGDSAINKDAQILIMTTEILRNMLYQSVGMTASEGRLFQVDVIVLDEVHYLSDISRGTVWEETVIYCPKEVQLICLSATVANPDELAGWISQIHGKTELVTSNKRPVPLTWHFSKKYSLQPLLDGKGKKMNRKLRMSNFQNLASPKSEFYYVKGKRRFRTNKIEQGNSSSFDISKQVQLSKHELSNMRRSQVPLIRDTLSQLWENDMLPAIWFIFSRRGCDAAVEYLEDCRLLHDCEASEVELELRRFKMQYPDAVRESAVKGLLRGVAAHHAGCLPLWKSFIEELFQRGLVKVVFATETLAAGINMPARTAVISSLSKRIDAGRQLLTPNELFQMAGRAGRRGIDTVGHTVLVQTPYEGPEECCDIIFAGLEPLVSQFTASYGMVLNLLAGSKVTHNQKESDDVNKVKRSGRTLEEARKLVEQSFGNYVGSNVMVAAKEEIERIQQEIQYLSSEITDESTDRKCREELSEEDYAEISLLQKRLKEEKQIRNELKKKMELERMAAWKNRLEEFENGHLPFMCLQYKDKDSIQHTIPAVFIGNLNSFADQKITNMVEDDSLVSGKQKLDSGEQLYCPSYYVALSSDNSWYLFTEKWIKTVYKTGLPAVASIEGGALPRETLKQLLLREELMWDKVAKSEYGSLLSMDGSLDTWSWSLNVPVLNSLSEDDEVERFSQEHRDAVECYKQQRRKVSHLKKTIRSTKGFKEFQKIIDIRNFTKEKIERLEARSRRLTRRIRQIEPTGWKEFLQISKVIQEARALDINTQVIYPLGETAAAIRGENELWLAMVLRNKVLLDLKPSQLAAVCGSLVSEGIKFRPWKNSSYVYEPSSVVIGVISYLEEQRNSLIDLQERHGVKIPCEIDAQFAGMVEAWASGLTWREIMMDSAMDDGDLARLLRRSIDLLAQIPKLPDIDPVLQKNAQIACSVMDRVPISELAG